The DNA region CCTGTTTCCTCTCCAGGTGTCAGGCTCTGTGATCttgccctcttcctctccctccccgccCGGCCCACTCTTCCCTGCAGTCTGGACTCTCCCCTCTGGTCCCCGGGCCTGACCTCGGGCTGTGACCTGACTCCCTCTCGGCCCCAGGGACAGCTGGGCTCCAAGAGGTCTGGGCTGCCTCCTGCTTCCCACTCCCAGGTTGTGGCTGGACTGGGACTGGTTCCTTTCCAGTTGAATCTGGCAGCCCGGCCTCTCCTCCCCCTCACCTGACAGGTGCAGCAGCCAGACCTGGGAGCCAGCCCGCCGGCCCAGGAGGGAAGCCGCAGAAGCCTCATTAGCATCTCAATTAAAGGTGagctgggcaggaggaggggccaAGGAGGAGTCAGAGCTGAGAGCTCTCCCGAGGGAGGAGGGCTCCTGAGGGCAGGTGACCTGCAGCGTCCGGACTGGAAAAGCAAGACGGTGGGGCAGAAGAAAAGTCAGGGCTGGGAGTCCTGGGGAGCCAGCAGGCAGGGAGACCAGGAGATAAGAAGGCAGGCGAGGGATGGAGGTCTGGAACCAGGAGGTGATGCTGAACGCAAAGACAGGAGGGCAAAGCAAGGAAAAAGGACAAGTCAGGATGAGTGAGACTAAGGTGTGGAGACCAggagaacagggaagcccagatagtgGAGGTGGGTGGACAGAGGAGAGGGGGAAggactgggagggagggagggatggaggacaGGCAGAGAAGGGGGGATGGTGAGGAGGAGGGAGCCAACCCCCAAAGgagtccccctcccccaccgctgAAGGAGAGGCGGGGGAGGGACTGCCCCCAGTGGGCTTCCAAAAACCAGGGCCCCTCCCCGGGGAATCCTTCCAAGGGCACCCCTGGGTCAGCCTCACCCCCAGGCCTTGGAGAAGAAGGAAACAAGGCCTGCAGGCTTCCTCCCTGCTCACTAAGGTGTGAACACCTCCCGACCCGCCCAGGAGCACCCCTCTGCCCTCTtgacccctcacccccaccccgagCCTGTCCAGCCCAGGGAGGGGCCCAGgtggagctgggggctgggcgGGGCCCTGGGACATTCTGTTCCTTTTTACACCATTGGCTGCCGGGCCAGGAATGTCCCCAGTTGTGGTCACGGGGTTGCTGGAATGTGTGCTCAGAGAAGAGGGGCCACCAGGGCACTTGGGCAGAGCCTTGGAGCCCAGGGATAGCGGGCACCGAGGAGGCAGGAGGGATTTGGCCGtgaagagagaggggaggaagaagcTGAGCCTGGCCCAAGGCTGCACCAACCCTGGAAGGAAGGCAAAACTCAACGTGGGGGCCATTGTTTTCCTCCAAAATCTCTGCCCCAGACAACCCAGCAAGAGAGTGAGGGACTGAGCAGGAAAGGGGGAAGGGATCAGAGAAGGGCTCAGGAGGCACAGAGACCCAAGCGTACAGCCCAGGCCAGAGGTCTGCCACTGTGACCCCTGTAGGAGGTAGCCACTGGCTCCTCTCGCCTCGCCTccgggaggagggggctgggacaTGCAGACAGGCCCAGCCTGAGCCTGGATGCAGCTGGATAGAAGACAGGCCCTCGAGGTCATGAAGTCAGAAGACAAGGATCCTGGTAACAGAGAGGGGAGCCAAGTGCTGAGGGAGCCTGGGggtgaggaggaagggagaggcagTAACCCAGGAGATTCAGGAAGACTTCTCGGAGAAGGCAGCATCTCATCTGGGTCTTGCGAAACTAATGAAGGCTCCCATTTGTGGCTGGTCTCCCGTGGCCTCTTACAGTGAGAGTTGCTGTCAATCAGGATTCCAAACCCACCACACGGCTTTCCCCAGCGCCTTAGGGGACCtttctgtggagaagggaaaggctggctttttcttcattttccagttGAAGAAAGTACCCTCCGCAAAGACAGGCCAGTTTTCTGTGAACACAAAACCAAACAGCAGTAGCGTGAAGAACAGAAGCAGAATTCTTCGGGAAGTGGGGGTTTATCTGCTTAGGGCTTTTGCCACACACCCCAAGACAGACCAGCCACAGTATCATGGGGAACTGGGGCTCCCCTGCACCTGGTTTTGAAAGTCAGGCAGGTTCGCATATTCCCACCAGCCATCTGGGTCCTGGACTGTCTCCCAGGCTCCATGAGAAGCTCCTGTCTACCATCCCCACCTTCCCAAAGGACATCCTACCAACAGGAGGAGTAGCCAGCACCCTGCCTGTCCCATCtcagaggttcagagaggcaCATCCCTGCCACGTCTGTTTGCCGGTTGATGCCTGAAATCTAGTCACTGGCCCAAGGCCGCAAGGCAAATAGTTTTTCCTTCAAAGCCTCAGTGAGCAGGATCCCGAGGCCCGGTCTGGGCTGAGCCGGGGAGCGAGCCCAGTGTCCCTGAAGCACCTGCTGAGGTGTGGCAGCTTAGAGAGAACAGCGTTCCAGATCTGGAATGGGCCAGAACAAGCTTGttctggtggaaaaaaaaaatagaaacctgAGGCCTGCGCCTGTGTCATAGCTCCGttttaaatattctcttttaaggtgcaggggaaaaaaaacctgaacACATTTTCCTCACAACACAGTTTTCCAATAACACAGAAGTTTGCAGATCAAGCAAAGCCTCACTCAGGCCCATTCCGTTTCCACTCCTCGCCTCTGGGTGCCACTGTCATTGTGTCCATCtgtatcttttttgggtgctttTGTAGActtccatatatttttttaaaacaaaatatatagctTTTCCATAAATGGGACCATGTTATAGGCATTATTCTATGATTTCCATTTTTACCTGTAAACTATGTGACTTCAGAATGACACTCAGGATTTCCCTGCCTCTGAGCTGACAAAGCAGAGGGTCCAAGTTCGACCCCACACACcaaaactaagagtttgcatgccgcaactaaagatctcacatgctgcaactgaaaaaaGAATCCGAATACCACAATGATGGCTCAGAGATCCCAAGTACAgaacacccagtgcagccaaattcataaattaattactttttatttttatttttttttaaatttagaaatttattctGTTTAATCCACAAGCTTTATATagctttagttaaaaaaaaaaaaacagaaacaaaaacaaaacaataacagtGAAAACAAGACACTATTTCAAAGTCTGGGCCCTTCCAGCTTTCCAAATACAAGAGCTCTGAAAGTTGTATATACTGACTGGAACAAGACAAAATTATGAATGGAGCCATGacatttcataaaacaaaatttttaacgTAACTGAAGGATCCTTCCTGGGGCTAATTAATTGcctttacaaaaaagaaagaaagaatgaaattccagTGTTCCAAATCAACTTGTTACACATCTATATAAACCCACAGTGTCCTGGCAAACaacatgctttcattttctgtctcATCTTAGAGCTCGAATCCTGATTCATTTCAGCAGAGACTCCACAGGCAACAGGAAAGATTGTggcattaaaatattcatttatacttTTGTGGTAGTTCAACAGTGGTCTTATTTCTGGGCAAGCTTGCAAACCATCAAGGTTGAAAGCATCATAACTTAAATGGGTGCTAAGACtcaaatgagaaaaaggaaagaaaaagaaaaaaaaacctctgggAATAGCCAGGGGTATTTAAAGGAACCATAAGAATGCCAACAGTATTTAAAcccccttttttaaaaaggggatttttcttttttggcttaaAATACTTCACTCTAAACGAAGTTATGTCAGCTGTCAATGAAAGAATGTCACTAACACACTGGGGACACCTTTGCAATGTAAATCCATGCCCTTGTTTACATGGTGAACTTCAACCTAGCAATTATTACAACAAATGTTATAGTCTAAAGCTCAAACACATTTTAGCAATTTTGAAATTGAATTGCGTACAAACCAAATAAAATTTACATCGTAACAAACATTTCCACCTAGGACTGTGGGGACACTTGAGCCTTCCGCATTGATCTCAGGGCCTTTTCACGCAGGTGCTTTTCTAAGTCATCAAGGTTATCTTCAGCCTCACTTTCAGTCTCCTTCTTAGGCTCTGGCTCTGCCTCCGGTTCTTCCTGTGCTGATGTGGTTGTGGGAGCAGCTACAGCTGCAGGGGTCACAGCGGCTGCAGCAGCGGCAGCTACAGCCTTCTCCTTCTTGTGTTTTTTGTGCTTCTTGTGCTTCTtatcctttttgtgtttcttgtccttctttttcttctttttctttccacctCCTTCTGGGTCTGAATTCCTTGCCGGTGATGGGCTTGGTGTTGGGCTTTTAGCCTTTTTAACCGGTACCGCTGGTGACCAGTTGGTGGAGGGTGACTGAGACTGGACAGGTGACGGAGGTGCTGGGGGCTTTTTCGCTGCTGGCTCAGGAGATCCCGAGACAGATCGGGAAGATGAGACCCTCCTTACCGACTGAGGGCTTGGTGAGGCagctttttttatctttttgggtTCCGGAGTCCTGGAGACTCTCCTAATGGGCCTAGAACTTGGAGATGGGGACTGCCTTCTTTGGGGTGACGATGATGCTCCTCTTCGAGCAGGTGGAGGACTTGAGGTCTGAGGAGCGCGAGGCCGTGGTGAGGGCGAATGCCGTTTGTTTGGCTGTGGTGACCGGGCCTCCCGGGCAGATCGGCTCGGGGAAGACCCTTTCCTATGCTTTGATGACAATGAAGGCGAACGTCTCTTGGTGACTGGGGAGCTTCTTTGTTTGGGAGGTGGTGAATGGGAGACCCGACGCtttggtggtggagatggtgatgCCCTTCGTttaggagggggagggggcgaaGCCGTTCTTCTCTTtggaggtggagaaggagagTATCTCCTCTGTATTGGAGGAGAGTATCTTCTTGGGGAAGGTGAGCGACGACGTGGAGGAGGAGACGGAGTCCTTCGTCGTGGTGGtggtgtgggagacctgcgtcGACGAGGTGgaggagcaggagaaggagaaCGTCGCCTTCTggcgggaggtggggagggacttCTCCTCCGTCTACCACTTTTAGTCATTGGCGATTGCCATCGCTTTCCCATCTGCATCCGAGGGGAAGCCTCTTTCTGGCGCTTTCGAGGTGATGGAGAGGCACTCCGGGAAGGGGAATGTCTCCGTCGCCTGCCTACCTCACCATTCTTCACATGGGACCTTTTGGGTCGTTCATCttctgaggaagaggaggagccaGAATCAGATGAAGACTGCTGGTTCTGTCGTCTATACTGGCGTCTCTGCTGCACAGAATCTGCTGCAGCCATTTTGCCACCTTTATCTTCCGATTCAGACAACTCTACTTTCCGAGGCTTCGGTGCTGGTGAAGGGGATTCTCTTTTCTCAGTACCTTTATGTTTTGTCACTTTACCTGAAGTTCTCCCTGGAGAGACAGAAACACGACTTTTCCTTGTACGGTTTGACTGCTGGGGTGTTGGGGAATGACGAGTTTTTGGCGGCGGAGTAGCTGGAGGTGATGGCCTATGCCTTCGCCTCGGAGGACTTGCTGAAGGAGATAACCTACGAGTTTTTCGAGGAGGGCTGGATGTCCTCTTCGGAGGCTTCTTTGGCGGTGACCGGGAAcgagatgaagatgatgatgaacTACTCCCAGACAAGGATGCCGATGAACGCCTTCTTCGTCTCACTGGAGATCTACTCCTCCTGTGCCTTGGTGGAGGAGGCATTCGTCTCGGCGGGGTTCTTCTTCGAGGAGATGGCCGTCTTCTTGGGCTTGGCCGCCTTCTAGGTGAGTATGATCTTGATCGAGATCTATGGCGCCTTCTTGGTCTAGTATGAGAAGGAGAGCGAGAACGTGTCCGGGATCTTGACTTGGAACGTGACCGAGATCTTGGTCgggccttttccttttcctttttggagttTTTCTCTGGAGAAGGTTCTTTAGGCTCTAGtactggttcagtcttgggaacTTTCAGGATGTCACTCGTAGAAGTGGCCTCTTGTACTGAAGGTTCTTTTACTTTCACTGATGGCTCGGGGAGCTCTggagttttttccttcttctctggaGCAGGGGAAGGACTCCGGCTTTTGGTTCTGTGACGGGGAGATCGAGAATGACTgcgctttctctctctcctgacaGGGGAAGATCGTCTTCTAGGGGAAGGAGATCTGGATTTGCGTCTTCTTGGGCTTCGAGACCGCTCCCTtttttctctgctgctttctttttcttctttatccctCTTATCCTTGTCTTCATCTTGCTTTTTCATAGATGCCAACTTTTCTTGTTCAATctgtctctgttttatttcttccttcttcagtTCTAGGAAAGCAGAAGGGATCCCAGCGATGTTTTCTTGTGCACTTAAGAGTAGGGGCCACAGTTCTCCCATAAATTCTCTAGCATTTTTTCCATTCAAAAACCCGGTCAGGTTGATTTGCATCATTTTCGAATCTGGATTCTTCACTTCCAGCTGGTTGAATATAAACTCAATCACAACATCATCTTCAAACCCAAGGATTTCCGTTACTCGTTTTGTTATCCAAGGCTTTATAACCTCCAAATTTACTTTGCTCATGTCCACCTTTTTTTCTAGGCATTCTGCGAATTTCAGCTGCTTCagtagcttcttctgtttgttgCTGAACCGATTATCCTGTTCTGCACTTGTTCCGCGGAAGAATCCCGCGTCCATCTTGCTGCCTCGCTCGGAGATCGCTCCCTATCCccaattaattactttttaaatgacaCTTTACCACTGTGGGGCCCAGGCTTCTCAAGGAGAGAGCAGGAGGGTGGAATGTGTAAGGCAGCCCAGGAGGTTGCAAAAGTCCTTTCCACCTGGCTCCTGCATATagccagtatggaggttccttaaaaacctaaaaatagagataccatatgatccagcaatcccactcctaagcatgTATCCAGTAAAGacaaaaactaatttgaaaacatacatgcaccccaaggttcatagcagcactgtttacaataagcaagacacagaaacaactcaagtgcccatcaacagacaacTGGTTTAATAAGATGTGGtacgtgtgtgtgttgtgtgtgtatacatataaatatatatgtgaatattactcagccataaaaaagaatgaaatactgccatttgcagtaacttGGGTGGACATAgaggatatcagttcagttcagttcagtcgctcagtcgtgtccgactctttgcgaccccatgaatcgcagcacgccaggcctccctgtccatcgccaactcccggagttcactcagactcacttccatcgagtcagtgatgccatccagccatctcatcctctgtcgtccccttctcctcctgcccccaatccctcccagcatcagagtcttttccaatgagtcaattcttcgcatgaggtggccaaagtactagagtttcagcttcagcatcattccctccaaagaaatcccagggctgatctccttcagaatggactggtttgatctccttgcagtccaacggactctcaagagtcttctccaacaccacagttcaaaagcatcaattctttggcgctcagccttcttcacagtccaactctcacatgcatacatgaccacaggaaaaaccatagccttgactagacggacctttgttggcaaagtaatgtctctgcttttgaatatgctgtctaggttggacataactttccttccaaggagtaagcgttttaatttcatggctgcagttaccatctgcagtgattttggagcccagaaaaataaagtctgacactgtttccactgtttccccatctatttcccatgaagtgataggacctgatgccatgatcttcgttttctgaatgttgagctttaagccaactttttcactctcctctttcactttcatcaagaggctttttagttcctcttcactttctgccataagggtggtgtcatctgcatatgtgaggttattggtatttctcccagcaatcttgattccagcttgtgcttcttccagtccagcgtttctcatgatgtactctgcatataagttaaacaagcagggtgacggtatacagccttgacgtactccttttcctatttggagccagtctgtttttccatgtccagttctaactgttgcttcctgacctgcatacagatttctcaagaggcaggtcagatggtctggtattcccatctctttcagattttccacagtttattgtgatccacacagtcaaaggccttggcatagtcaataaagcagaagtagatgttttcctggaactctcttactttttccatgatccagcgggtgttggcaatttgatctctggttcctctgacttttctaaaaccagcttgaacatcaggaagttcacggttcacgtactgctgaagcctggcttggagaattttgagtattactttactagcatgtgagatgagtgcaattgtgcggtagtttgagcattctttggcattgcctttcttagggattggaatgaaaactgcccttttccagtcctgtggccactgagttccccaaatttgctggcgtattgagtgcagcactttcacagcatcatcttttaggatttgaaatagctcaactggaattccatcacctccactagctttgttcgtagtgatgctttctaaggcccacttgacttcacattccaggatgtctggctctaggtcagtgatcacatcatcgtgattatcttggtcgtgaagatcttttttgtacagttcttctgtgtattcttgccatctcttcttaatatcttctgcttctgttaagtccataccatttctgtcctttattgagcccacctttgcatgaaatgttccttggtatctctaattttcttgaagagatctctagtctttcccattctgttgtttccctctatttctttgcattgatcgctaaggaaggctttcttatctcttcttgctattctttggaactctgcattcagatgcttatatttttccttttctcctttgctttttgcttctcttcttttcacagctatttgtaaggcctccccagacagccattttgcctttttgcatttcttttccatggggatggtcttgatccctgtctcctgtacaatgtcatgaacgtcattccatagctcatcaggcactctatctatcagatctaggcccttaaatctatttctcacttccactgtataatcataaggaatttgatttaggtcatacctgaatggtctagtggttttccctactttcttcaatttaagtctgaatttggtaataaggtgaggatatcatactaagtgaaataagacagaggaaAGCAAataatatcagttcagtccagttcaatcgctcggtcatgtctgattctttgcaaccccatggattgcagcactccaggcctccctgtccatcaccaactcctggagtttactcaaactcatgtccattggatcggtgatgccatccagccatctcatcctctgtcattcccttctcctcccgccttcaatctttcccagcatcagggtcttttcaaatgagtcagctcttcacatcaggtggccaaagtattggaatttcagcttcagcatcagtgcttccaatgaatattcaggactgatttcttttaagatggactggttggatctccttgcagtccaagggactctcaagagtcttctccaacaccacagttcaaaagcatcaattctttgttgctcagctttccttatagtccaactttgacatccatacatgactactggaaaaaccatagctttaactagatggacctttgttggcaaagtaatgtccctgcttttcaatatgctgtctaggttggtcataacttttcttccacggagcaagcatcttttcatttcatggctgcaatcaccatctgcagtggttttggagaccaaaaaaatgaagtatgtcactgtttccactgtctccacatctatttgccatgaagtgatactttggccacctgatgcgaagagctgactcatttgaaaagaccctgatgctgggaaagattgagagcaggaggagaaggggatgacagaggatgagatggttggatggcatcaccaacttgatggacatgggtttgggtgaactctggaagttggtgatggacagggaggcctggtgtgctgtggttcatggtgtcacaaagagtcggacacgactgagtgactgaactgaactgaactgatggaaccggatgccatgatcttagttttctgaatgttgatttaggccaactttttcactctcctctttcactttcatcaagaggctttttagttcttcttcactttctgccataagggtggtgtcatctgcatatctgaggttactgatatttctctcggcaatcttgattccagcttgtgcttcatccagcccagcgtttctcatgatgtactctgcatataagttaaataagaactgtgacaatatacagccttgatgtactcctttcctaatttggaaccagtctgtttttccttgtccagttctaactgttgcttcctgacctgcatacaggtttctcaagaggcaggtcaagtggtctggtattcctatttctttaagaatttttcacggtttattgtgatccacacagtcaaaggctttagcatagtcaataaaacagaagtagatatttttctggaactctctgctttttcgatgatccaacagatgttggcaatttgatctctggttcctttgccttttctaaatccagcttgaacatctggaagttcatagttcatgtactgttgaagcctggcttggagaattttgagcattactttactagcatatgagatgagtgcaactgtgcggtagtctgaacattctttggcattgcctttcttagggattggaatgaaaactgcccttttccagtcctgtggccactgctgagttccccaaatttgctggcatattgagtgcagcactttcacagcatcatcttttaggatttgaaatagctcaactggaattccatcacctccactagctttgttcgtagtgatgctttctaaggcccacttgacttcacactccaggatgtctggctctaggtgagtgatcacaccattgtgattatctgggttgaaaagactttttttgtatagttcttctgtgtatttttaccacctcttcttaatatcttcagcttcttttaggtccataccatttctgtcctttatcgagcttgtctttgcatgaaatgttcccttggtatctctaattttcttgaagagatctctagtctttcccattctgttgttttcctctatttctttgcattgatcactgaagaaggctttcttatctttccatgctattctttggaactctgcattcaaatgggtatatctttccttttctcctttgcctttcacttcttttcacagctatttgtaaggcctcctcagacaaccattttgcctttctttttcttggggatggtcttgatccctgtctcctgtacaatgtcacgaacctctgtccatagttctttaggcagtctgtctatcagatctaatcccttgaatctatttctcacttccactgtataatcataagggatttgatttaggtcatacctgaatggtcttgtggttttcgtactttgttcaatttaagtctgaacttggcaataaggagttcatgatctgagccacagtcagctcccagtcttgtttttgctgactatatagagcttctccatctttggctgcaaagaatataatcaatctgatttcagtgttgaccatctggtgatgcccatatgtagaatcttctcttgtgttgttgaaagagggtgtttgctat from Bos mutus isolate GX-2022 chromosome 5, NWIPB_WYAK_1.1, whole genome shotgun sequence includes:
- the LOC138987997 gene encoding uncharacterized protein; the encoded protein is MLPSPRSLPESPGLLPLPSSSPPGSLSTWLPSLLPGSLSSDFMTSRACLLSSCIQAQAGPVCMSQPPPPGGEARGASGYLLQGSQWQTSGLGCTLGSLCLLSPSLIPSPFPAQSLTLLLGCLGQRFWRKTMAPTLSFAFLPGLVQPWARLSFFLPSLFTAKSLLPPRCPLSLGSKALPKCPGGPSSLSTHSSNPVTTTGDIPGPAANGVKRNRMSQGPAQPPAPPGPLPGLDRLGVGVRGQEGRGVLLGGSGGVHTLVSREEACRPCFLLLQGLGVRLTQGCPWKDSPGRGPGFWKPTGGSPSPASPSAVGEGDSFGGWLPPPHHPPFSACPPSLPPSQSFPLSSVHPPPLSGLPCSPGLHTLVSLILTCPFSLLCPPVFAFSITSWFQTSIPRLPSYLLVSLPAGSPGLPALTFLLPHRLAFPVRTLQVTCPQEPSSLGRALSSDSSLAPPPAQLTFN
- the LOC102274386 gene encoding serine/arginine repetitive matrix protein 1, with protein sequence MDAGFFRGTSAEQDNRFSNKQKKLLKQLKFAECLEKKVDMSKVNLEVIKPWITKRVTEILGFEDDVVIEFIFNQLEVKNPDSKMMQINLTGFLNGKNAREFMGELWPLLLSAQENIAGIPSAFLELKKEEIKQRQIEQEKLASMKKQDEDKDKRDKEEKESSREKRERSRSPRRRKSRSPSPRRRSSPVRRERKRSHSRSPRHRTKSRSPSPAPEKKEKTPELPEPSVKVKEPSVQEATSTSDILKVPKTEPVLEPKEPSPEKNSKKEKEKARPRSRSRSKSRSRTRSRSPSHTRPRRRHRSRSRSYSPRRRPSPRRRPSPRRRTPPRRMPPPPRHRRSRSPVRRRRRSSASLSGSSSSSSSSRSRSPPKKPPKRTSSPPRKTRRLSPSASPPRRRHRPSPPATPPPKTRHSPTPQQSNRTRKSRVSVSPGRTSGKVTKHKGTEKRESPSPAPKPRKVELSESEDKGGKMAAADSVQQRRQYRRQNQQSSSDSGSSSSSEDERPKRSHVKNGEVGRRRRHSPSRSASPSPRKRQKEASPRMQMGKRWQSPMTKSGRRRRSPSPPPARRRRSPSPAPPPRRRRSPTPPPRRRTPSPPPRRRSPSPRRYSPPIQRRYSPSPPPKRRTASPPPPPKRRASPSPPPKRRVSHSPPPKQRSSPVTKRRSPSLSSKHRKGSSPSRSAREARSPQPNKRHSPSPRPRAPQTSSPPPARRGASSSPQRRQSPSPSSRPIRRVSRTPEPKKIKKAASPSPQSVRRVSSSRSVSGSPEPAAKKPPAPPSPVQSQSPSTNWSPAVPVKKAKSPTPSPSPARNSDPEGGGKKKKKKKDKKHKKDKKHKKHKKHKKEKAVAAAAAAAVTPAAVAAPTTTSAQEEPEAEPEPKKETESEAEDNLDDLEKHLREKALRSMRKAQVSPQS